The Argentina anserina chromosome 3, drPotAnse1.1, whole genome shotgun sequence genome includes a region encoding these proteins:
- the LOC126785743 gene encoding uncharacterized protein LOC126785743, translating to MGGGGHGNKPGPRQVLESVYSVIALFFILVACVELGDAATVVDVFRLIQYDMSGAQFGSRLANLNHHAGSLHSPPGSDLSRTVLVIPLRELNITFVKDYITQKQPLGGLLILVPQTFRPDNIESTKSSHDIGGDGLLKNVLGELEKLLIHSKIPYPVYFAFEDDNIMAVLADVKRNDATGQPATATTGGYKLVVSVPEPKKRVSPTITNIQGWLSGLKSDGDTNQLPTIAIVASYDTFGAAPSLSVGSDSNGSGVVALLEIARLFSVLYSNPKTRGGYNLLFGLTSGGPYNYNGTNKWLRSFDQRLRESVDYAICLNSVGSWDKDLWLHVSKPPENAYIKQIFEGFSDVAEELGITVGLKHKKINISNSRVAWEHEQFSRLRVTAATLSELSVAPELLESTGSLLDGRLFVNETAVIKSVKLVAESLARHIYGHKGKDIQIFAENSSLAVNPSYIKSWLDLLSQTPRVAPFLSKNDPFILALKKELEDHTDEVNVQHEVLDGIFTFYDSTRANLNVYQVASVTFDLLLLLVLGSYLIVLFSFLVITTRGLDDLISLFRRPPSRKVKTA from the exons ATGGGAGGAGGAGGCCATGGGAACAAGCCCGGCCCGCGCCAAGTATTGGAGTCGGTCTACTCGGTGATAGCGCTCTTCTTCATCCTCGTCGCCTGCGTCGAGCTCGGTGACGCCGCGACGGTCGTCGACGTCTTCCGCCTGATCCAATACGACATGTCGGGTGCTCAGTTCGGATCTCGCCTCGCCAATCTGAACCACCACGCCGGCTCTCTTCACTCGCCGCCTGGCTCTGATCTCTCGCGCACGGTCCTCGTCATCCCCTTGCGTGAGCTCAACATCACCTTCGTCAAAG ATTATATTACGCAGAAGCAGCCTCTGGGAGGCTTGCTGATTTTGGTTCCTCAAACGTTTAGGCCAGATAATATTGAATCGACAAAAAGTAGTCATGATATTGGTGGAGATGGTCTATTAAAGAATGTTTTGGGTGAACTTGAAAAGCTACTTATACATTCCAAGATACCT TATCCTGTATATTTTGCTTTTGAAGATGATAATATTATGGCTGTGTTGGCTGATGTGAAGAGGAATGATGCCACTGGACAGCCTGCTACTGCCACTACTGGAGG ATACAAGCTGGTTGTTTCAGTTCCAGAACCTAAGAAACGTGTGTCACCCACCATAACAAACATTCAG GGATGGTTGTCAGGGTTGAAAAGTGATGGAGACACAAATCAACTTCCAACTATTGCTATTGTAGCATCATATGACACATTTGGGGCAGCTCCT tcaTTATCAGTGGGAAGTGATAGCAATGGAAGCGGTGTTGTCGCCCTGCTTGAAATTGCTAGGTTATTTTCTGTTCTTTACTCAAATCCCAAGACGAGAGGCGGGTACAATTTGCTTTTCGGGTTGACATCTGGAGGACCGTACAACTACAATGGAACTAATAAG TGGCTCCGGAGCTTTGATCAACGGCTGCGTGAAAGTGTTGACTACGCCATTTGCTTGAACAGTGTTGGCTCATGGGACaaagatttgtggcttcatgTGTCTAAGCCTCCAGAAAATGCGTACATAAAGCAAATTTTTGAA GGTTTCTCAGATGTAGCAGAAGAGTTGGGCATTACAGTTGGTCTGAAgcacaagaaaataaatatttcaaaTTCTCGA GTAGCTTGGGAACATGAGCAATTTTCACGGCTGAGAGTTACCGCTGCCACACTTTCAGAACTCTCAGTTGCTCCTGAGCTGTTAGAAAGCACTGGTAGTCTGCTTGATGGCAG GCTATTTGTTAATGAAACTGCAGTTATTAAAAGTGTCAAGTTAGTTGCTGAGAGCCTTGCG AGGCATATCTATGGTCACAAAGGAAAGGACATTCAAATATTTGCAGAAAACAGCAGCTTGGCGGTTAATCCTTCATACATAAAATCATGGTTGGATCTATTGTCGCAAACACCTCGAGTGGCACCATTTTTATCAAAGAATGATCCATTTATCTTGGCGTTGAAAAAG GAATTGGAAGATCATACTGATGAGGTGAATGTGCAGCATGAGGTTCTTGATGGAATCTTTACATTCTATGATTCAACCAGGGCCAACCTTAATGTATATCAG GTGGCCAGTGTGACATTCGACTTGCTGTTGCTTCTAGTATTGGGATCGTATCTGATAGTGCTCTTCAGTTTTCTTGTCATCACAACTAGG GGTCTTGATGATCTAATCAGTTTGTTTCGACGACCTCCCTCACGCAAAGTGAAAACAGCTTGA